In Erpetoichthys calabaricus chromosome 15, fErpCal1.3, whole genome shotgun sequence, one DNA window encodes the following:
- the mkks gene encoding McKusick-Kaufman/Bardet-Biedl syndromes putative chaperonin gives MSRLEVQRSALRLSDPLSDGRTQQQLCELEQIFASCYGPCGQLKQIHNNRGGHIQTTSTALVLLRGVPVSDPLLKLLCASVLNHISRFSDCGLFTSILSCRLIQSALQLNFHSSTIVRIFKHLLGDCIRYLNSDSCACKLKIDFNSTQVLLSLARSIIVSKPACLLNSKEVQHVSCLLLKAFLHTVPCHIGGNTLLGKTIVYSIEGHRAEKSSLFPGMLLDLLDTCPKFVHTKLTSRSIKVMVFSASLSGDLPEGVNGGVEACTGVSPEAVLLESLLNLGSQLIADDVDLLVCQKVVHPALKQQLKKHKMIVVDRLGHALMEPLTQITGATAIASFQTAVPHKCYGQLKGLDMVSVASKRLLHLIPFEDSCVYTLVLCNRNETTLNELKIACQTAEHVLKLTLKDPFALLGGGCTEVHLSAYIRNKVTSEMNCELADLDCTATEYMVVARCFCSSLEYVARALDHEGRECLIDLSHGHKWIVPSNEFIGCKWSDLVTQCACGSIEKSNRMNWVVLDGNYDTFSPKLIENIQMENIPECIILDSFAAKTNALQVAVETASLVLDFKHVVKDVN, from the exons atgTCCCGCCTAGAGGTTCAAAGATCTGCCCTTCGCCTGTCGGATCCTCTGAGTGATGGCAGAACTCAACAGCAGCTGTGTGAGCTTGAGCAAATCTTTGCATCTTGTTATGGCCCCTGTGGCCAACTCAAGCAAATACACAACAATCGGGGCGGTCACATCCAGACCACTTCTACAGCTTTAGTTCTTCTCCGTGGAGTCCCAGTGTCTGACCCCCTTCTCAAGTTACTGTGTGCATCTGTGCTGAACCACATCTCACGATTCAGTGACTGTGGCTTATTTACCAGCATCCTCAGCTGCCGTCTAATTCAAAGTGCTCTACAGCTAAACTTTCATTCTAGCACAATAGTCAGAATATTCAAGCATCTCCTAGGGGATTGTATTCGCTATTTAAATAGTGATAGTTGTGCCTGCAAgcttaaaattgattttaatagCACCCAGGTCTTACTTTCTCTGGCACGTAGCATCATAGTTAGTAAACCTGCTTGCTTACTTAACTCTAAAGAGGTGCAGCACGTAAGCTGCCTGTTGCTAAAGGCATTTTTGCACACCGTTCCTTGCCATATAGGAGGCAATACTTTGCTTGGTAAAACTATTGTGTATTCCATAGAGGGCCATAGAGCAGAAAAGTCATCACTGTTCCCTGGGATGCTTTTGGATTTGTTGGACACATGTCCTAAATTTGTGCACACAAAGTTAACTTCCAGAAGTATTAAAGTGATGGTATTTAGTGCATCCTTGTCAGGAGACCTTCCTGAGGGAGTCAATGGAGGtgtggaagcatgcactggtgtGTCTCCTGAAGCAGTCCTTCTGGAATCGTTGCTTAATTTAGGTAGCCAGTTAATCGCTGATGATGTTGATCTTCTGGTGTGCCAAAAAGTGGTGCATCCTGCCCTTAAGCAGCAGCTGAAAAAGCATAAAATGATTGTTGTTGACCGTCTCGGCCATGCCTTGATGGAACCACTGACCCAAATCACAg GTGCAACAgcgattgcttcatttcaaactGCAGTTCCACACAAATGTTATGGGCAGCTGAAGGGTCTTGACATGGTTTCTGTCGCTTCAAAGCGATTACTACATTTAATTCCTTTTGAGGACTCTTGTGTGTATACATTGGTGCTCTGTAACAGAAATGAAACCACACTGAATGAACTTAAG ATTGCGTGTCAGACTGCAGAACATGTTTTAAAACTTACACTGAAGGATCCATTTGCTCTTCTTGGTGGAGGATGTACAGAAGTTCATTTGTCAGCCTATATCAGGAATAAG GTCACCAGTGAGATGAATTGTGAACTTGCTGATCTTGACTGCACCGCCACAGAATATATGGTGGTCGCACGCTGCTTTTGCTCCTCATTGGAATATGTGGCACGGGCTTTAGATCATGAAGGGAGAGAGTGTCTTATAGATCTATCCCATGGACACAAATGGATAGTCCCGTCAAATGAGTTCATCGGCTGCAAGTGGAGCGATCTCGTGACACAATGTGCCTGTGGCAGTATTGAAAAATCAAACCGCATGAATTGGGTGGTGCTGGATGGTAACTATGACACCTTTTCACCAAAGCTGATCGAAAACATTCAGATGGAAAACATCCCAGAATGTATTATTCTGGACTCCTTTGCTGCAAAAACGAATGCTTTGCAGGTTGCAGTCGAAACGGCAAGCTTGGTCCTGGATTTTAAGCATGTTGTAAAAGATGTTAATTAA